In Pirellula sp. SH-Sr6A, the DNA window GATCTGGGGCGCCACGGATCCAGTCGGCTGTTTTGTTGCGAGCGATAGTCCATAGCCAACCTCGAAAGGTTGCATCGGGTCGAGACGAGTCAAAACTGCCGATTCGCAATGCGACTGCGGATAAAGTTTCTTGTGTAACGTCTGCGGCGTCCTGGGGCATCAAACCGTTACGTCGGCTCCACGTGTAAATAAGCGGTCCGTAGATCTGAATGAGACGCTGCCAAGCTTCGTTATCGCCGGCGACAGCACGTCCGATCAAGCTCGGTGAGGCAGTCTCCCAACTCGGGGTATCGGTAGTGGGCATGCGATTGGCTTTCTTGGAGTGTCCAACGTTTCCGATGAGCTTGTATCCGGTCTTTTGGGGCTCGTCCCAAGCAGCACACCGGAGCATTGCAAAATTCTATACTACGAGAACATGAACATGATCGCAAACCAAGTCCCGTGCTTAAAAACCGAGGCGCTCGCCGATTTGCTTGCAGGGCGTCTTCCAGCAGATCGCTTTACCGAGGCGCTGGAGCATGTCGAAACCTGTGACCACTGCACGCGGGCTGCGGAGACCCTTAGCCAGGAAGAGCCCAGCCATTGGGTGAAGCGTGCCTTGCATGGGGCTGAAGCACCCCTTTACGATCACGAACCCGAATGCCAGGCGGTGATGGGGAGTTTGCTTCTACAAGCATCGACGCTTGGGAAATCCCACTCCAAATCCATGCTTCCCATCGCGACGTTAGGTCCCTATCGACTGTTGAACTGGATTGGGGCAGGTGGCATGGGATCGGTCTATATGGCCGAACATCGGAGATTGAAGCGGATGGCCGCGATCAAACTCTTGCCTCGTGAAAAGTCGCTTCAGCCGGGATGGCTAGACCGATTCAATCGCGAGATGACTTCCGTTGCAGCTCTGGAGCATCCGCATGTCGTTCGGGCCATCGATGCTGGGGAAGATGGTCCATGGCATTATTTAGTCATGGAATACCTCGATGGCGCGGACCTGAGTCAAGTGTGCCGCCGGATGGGGGAACTTCCTCTCCGTACCTCCTGCGAATTGATTCGACAGGCGGCTTTAGGGCTCGATGCTATTCATTCTCTGGGTATGACACATCGCGACATCAAGCCTTCGAATCTCTTCTTGACTCGCGCAGGTGTTGTTAAATTGCTTGATCTAGGTCTCGTCTTGTCGGGCGATTCCCCGCTGGCAGCCGATGAACGATTGACAACTGTGGGGCACTTGATGGGAACGCTTCCCTATATGGCGCCGGAGCAGTTGAAGGATGCTAGCAGCGTGGATTGGCGAGCCGATCTCTACAGTCTCGGTGCCACGCTCTTTCGATTGCTGACAGGACGTCCCCCCCATGGGAAGACTAAGAATTTCGCGATGGCTGTTCAGATCATCAGCAACGGTCCGTGTCCTTCGATCGCAACGGTTAGAAACGACTTGCCTGACGAATTGGTTCAACTTCTCGATCGGATGTTGAGTCACGATCCTGCGATCCGCCCGAAGTCTGCGTTGGAGGTGGCTAAATCGCTCACACCGTTCTGCGATGATTCCGCACCAAAGGGCTTGATTCGAATGGCTATGCAAACAAAAGAGAGAGGCGAGGGGGAACCGAGTGGTCTCCTTTACTCTGGTTCGCGTCCACCCAATTCGAGTGCTAAAGATGTCACGGTGGAGAGCCGAGCGAATGGCCGGAAACCTCGTTGGCCTAAATGGATCGTAGCGGGAATGGCGCCCCTAGCCTTTTTGGCAGGGATCTACCTCACGATCGCGACCGATCAAGGTACTTTGATCATTGAATCGGATGAGCCAGGGGTCAGCGTGAGAGTTTCTCAGGAAGACAAAGTGATCGAATCGATGCGTGTCGAACAAAGTGCCAAGTCGCTGAGGCTGCAAAGCGGCGTGTACCGCATCGAGCTATCCGGCGTTGAAAACGATGGCTTGGTGCTTAGTGATTCGAAAGTCTTCTTGATGCGAGGGGATAGAAAGATTGTCACTATCCACCGCAACACGAACGAGCTCCTGTCTACGCCCGATGGGGAAGTCCTTTCCTCGGAAAGATTCTATCAAGGTAAAACGTTTGATGAATGGAAGGTGATTCTGCAGAAGGAAAGAGATGTTGCATCGATTGCGCAAGCAATGCAGGCCCTCCAACGGCTCGCCGAAACCGATGCAGAGAAAGCGACAGCCGCTCGGTTATGTTTGTTGCCCGCTAGGCAACTGGGCGGGCTAGTCATTTCTGGCCGTCCACAATCGGGAGTTCCTGCGCATCATTCTGGATGGTTCATGACGGAACTAGCAGACGTCTACGGTGGTTTTCTCCCAGAACCGGGGCTGACGGCCATGATCGAAGAGTTCGAAACTGGCAACAAGCAAAGCGTTTCGGCCTGCTTTCTTCTCCTAGGTCGATTCGAAAGTGAAGCTGTGGGACAACCTGGAACGCGCGTTCAATGGACATTTCCGGAATTCGTTCAGGAACTCGTTAAGACCCAAGACGGGCGGGAAAAAGCGAAACGACTGGAATCATCTATGTCTAAGTGGTTTAGCAGGGAGACGCTTCTCGATGATCCGCTTTCTCATAGTATTACCTTGCAACGAGTAATGGTATTGGATGTTCTCGGTAGGAGTCTTGCCGAGGATACCCAGGTCGTTGAGCTTGCAGAACGATTGACGAAGTTAGCGGATGACGTGATTGTCAATGGTGAACACATTTCACAGCAGTTAAAAGGTGGGATGGGAGGAGTTAGCAACCCCAACTATCGCGGCGTGAGTCTTGGCCGCAGTCCCATTTCTGCTTGGGAGGCATTTGTATTTAGTAGGGCTCTCGATAGATTGCCCAAGATTTCTATTCTCCTCGGTTTGCTGGAACCAACTCACATTCTCGGTGCTGAGCGAGAAAAACAATTGTTCGAGGCGTTTGAGCGATACGCGGAAGAAAACCCCCGGGAAACAGCCAAAGCCGTCGTCATCCATTTGGAACGATTGGAGACGTTCGGGCATTCGCGTGTTATGGGAGGTGGACTAGATACGCGGCGTTCGGAGCAAGACACTCGTCCGCAGGTTGCCAAAGCTCTCCTGATGACGCAGAGTATCGATTTGCCGAATGTCATCGAATCCATAGAAAAAGGGATCACGACACCCGATCCCGGGTGCCTCTTTTCTCTCGAGGAGTTGAAAGATCTACAGCGTCGATTGAAACAGAAGCTTACGCCATGACCCCTGTTACGAAGTGACGATCAAGGTTTGTAGAGGAGCATGCCGGGGACGAAGGCGGGGTGGCGAATGGAGCCGATGTTGTCCGGTGAGGTTGGCTCGATCGTTCGCACTTCTCGCACCAAATCCGGTACGGCCTTCTTCACGAGTTGGACGAGCACGGCATCGTCTCCTTTCCCTTCCAAGATGACTTGGGACGCGATGGCCCCTTTGGCCTGCAACGCTTTCAACGCTGCGACCGCCGTTCCCACGCGTCGTTGCATGAGGGTTGGGTTGTAGCCAAAGGTATAAGCCGCGGCGGGGCGTGGATTCTTGACGACCGATTGCTGGTTCTCGACCAGTTCCAATCCGTTGGGATCTGCGACCTGCAGCGTTCCCGCTTGGGCAGTTCCTTCGGTGAGTCCTGTCATTCGAATCGGCTTGTTCCAGCCTTGGGGGATGCGGCCTCGAGCCACTTCTGTTTTCTCGCGATTGCGAACGGTAAGGGTTTCACCTTCCACGTTCGATTGCAGATCCTTTGCCAAGCTTAGTGATGGTTTCAGCAGGACCTTCCAACCTTTCGATGCGATCGTGGGATCCTTTTCGATTTTGGCAGCTACATCGGTGGCCCAGCTTGCCAGCAGTTTGGCTTCGAATCCGAGACCGGCTTCGGGTTTGGGGTGTTCGCTGTCCCACACTGTCAATTGTTCGGCTCGTTGCAAGTCAAAGTCTCGTTCCAGAATGGGTTCTTCTAGGCCGAGTTGGAAGGCGCGGTTGATAAAGCCATACATCTTCACCCTCGCGGTGTGGTTGTAGTTGTGTGGGAAATGGATGAAGGGGTGCAGCTCGACTTGTTTCTTGGCGTTGAACAGCCCATAGACTTTTTGAAGCTCCGGAAAGCCATCTTGTTCCATGTTCTTTGTCCAGTCGTTGGCAGCGGTCAAGCCGAGTGGGCGTGGGGCGATGGTGGCTGCGATTTCTACATTGCCGGTTCCGACGCGAAGCAGGCAAGCGTTCTCGCAGGTGCATCCACCCTGCATGGAGGTACTCACCATGACGGCGGGGAAGGCGGCTGCGATCCTCGGTTCGAGGGCGGCAGCGATGAAGGATTGGGTTCCACCGCCGCTGGCTCCGGTGATGGCAATCTTCTTGGCGTCGATATCGTCGCGGTTTGCGAGGAACTCGAATGCTTGGAGCGAATTGATTGTCTGCAGCGCCATGGTACTTTGCATCAACCCTTCGGCGCGGGGGCTGTAGAGGAGCCACTGGCCCGCCGCGACTTCCGGGTTCGCGTCTTTGACCCCGTAGCGGTGGGCTCGGTCGAACGATATCTGTTGGCTATCTG includes these proteins:
- a CDS encoding serine/threonine protein kinase, producing MIANQVPCLKTEALADLLAGRLPADRFTEALEHVETCDHCTRAAETLSQEEPSHWVKRALHGAEAPLYDHEPECQAVMGSLLLQASTLGKSHSKSMLPIATLGPYRLLNWIGAGGMGSVYMAEHRRLKRMAAIKLLPREKSLQPGWLDRFNREMTSVAALEHPHVVRAIDAGEDGPWHYLVMEYLDGADLSQVCRRMGELPLRTSCELIRQAALGLDAIHSLGMTHRDIKPSNLFLTRAGVVKLLDLGLVLSGDSPLAADERLTTVGHLMGTLPYMAPEQLKDASSVDWRADLYSLGATLFRLLTGRPPHGKTKNFAMAVQIISNGPCPSIATVRNDLPDELVQLLDRMLSHDPAIRPKSALEVAKSLTPFCDDSAPKGLIRMAMQTKERGEGEPSGLLYSGSRPPNSSAKDVTVESRANGRKPRWPKWIVAGMAPLAFLAGIYLTIATDQGTLIIESDEPGVSVRVSQEDKVIESMRVEQSAKSLRLQSGVYRIELSGVENDGLVLSDSKVFLMRGDRKIVTIHRNTNELLSTPDGEVLSSERFYQGKTFDEWKVILQKERDVASIAQAMQALQRLAETDAEKATAARLCLLPARQLGGLVISGRPQSGVPAHHSGWFMTELADVYGGFLPEPGLTAMIEEFETGNKQSVSACFLLLGRFESEAVGQPGTRVQWTFPEFVQELVKTQDGREKAKRLESSMSKWFSRETLLDDPLSHSITLQRVMVLDVLGRSLAEDTQVVELAERLTKLADDVIVNGEHISQQLKGGMGGVSNPNYRGVSLGRSPISAWEAFVFSRALDRLPKISILLGLLEPTHILGAEREKQLFEAFERYAEENPRETAKAVVIHLERLETFGHSRVMGGGLDTRRSEQDTRPQVAKALLMTQSIDLPNVIESIEKGITTPDPGCLFSLEELKDLQRRLKQKLTP
- a CDS encoding alpha/beta hydrolase family protein — encoded protein: MKSLRRSRFVILAALAASCSFASPFAVQAADPIPLADSIPLQDLDGHFPFQPPESLEAWNTRRTEVLEQLAVSQGLLPKPTLAPVKPVVHGLQELDGYATAKVYFESLPGFYVTGTLYLPRDGKPADTKRPGILCPHGHWDNGRFYHASDAELKTSLATGAERFESAARNPMQARCVQLARMGCVVYQYDMVGYADSQQISFDRAHRYGVKDANPEVAAGQWLLYSPRAEGLMQSTMALQTINSLQAFEFLANRDDIDAKKIAITGASGGGTQSFIAAALEPRIAAAFPAVMVSTSMQGGCTCENACLLRVGTGNVEIAATIAPRPLGLTAANDWTKNMEQDGFPELQKVYGLFNAKKQVELHPFIHFPHNYNHTARVKMYGFINRAFQLGLEEPILERDFDLQRAEQLTVWDSEHPKPEAGLGFEAKLLASWATDVAAKIEKDPTIASKGWKVLLKPSLSLAKDLQSNVEGETLTVRNREKTEVARGRIPQGWNKPIRMTGLTEGTAQAGTLQVADPNGLELVENQQSVVKNPRPAAAYTFGYNPTLMQRRVGTAVAALKALQAKGAIASQVILEGKGDDAVLVQLVKKAVPDLVREVRTIEPTSPDNIGSIRHPAFVPGMLLYKP
- a CDS encoding RNA polymerase sigma factor; the encoded protein is MLRCAAWDEPQKTGYKLIGNVGHSKKANRMPTTDTPSWETASPSLIGRAVAGDNEAWQRLIQIYGPLIYTWSRRNGLMPQDAADVTQETLSAVALRIGSFDSSRPDATFRGWLWTIARNKTADWIRGAPDRLGACGGSTNVARLNQIMDEDDYSKSYEGSHASGEIAADRKAVLGRAIALIRNHFEPNTWQAFWRTTVDGQSPESVAEELSLSRWAVYKARSRVLHRLRTELEGLENMDGGDE